One part of the Chrysiogenia bacterium genome encodes these proteins:
- a CDS encoding GntR family transcriptional regulator, giving the protein MSARTVVQKTAEAVAFGIVSGKYAVGERLPSVRKLAAEYEINPSTVQVVLAHLQSSGFVSAHPGLGFIVKDIETYGGIATWRYIFRFAQQLPDRAAKIFEELLEYRIITILDALERIARNPGKYDPAPVRRAVEQLHLIGKASPGNYAEIARAEIHALRMLHVATGQTVITAVMNSISEVYLEVPAVMQTMSSNPKQHLGVWYGMIEAWEQGNLSERGLPGVAKLLRDHDRRLNKYFRELVSSPDYRPELPETGFLSASQAPARSS; this is encoded by the coding sequence GTGAGTGCCCGCACCGTCGTTCAGAAGACCGCAGAAGCCGTCGCCTTCGGCATCGTTTCGGGGAAATATGCCGTGGGAGAGCGCCTGCCCAGCGTTCGCAAGCTGGCCGCCGAGTATGAGATCAACCCCTCGACCGTGCAGGTTGTGCTCGCGCACCTGCAGTCGAGCGGCTTCGTCTCCGCTCACCCGGGACTGGGATTCATCGTCAAGGACATCGAGACCTATGGCGGCATCGCGACCTGGCGCTACATCTTCCGCTTCGCCCAGCAGCTTCCCGACAGGGCGGCGAAGATCTTTGAGGAACTCCTCGAATATCGCATCATCACGATCCTCGACGCGCTCGAGCGAATCGCCCGCAATCCCGGCAAGTACGACCCGGCCCCCGTGCGGCGCGCGGTCGAGCAGCTCCACCTGATCGGAAAAGCCTCGCCCGGGAACTATGCCGAGATCGCCCGCGCGGAGATCCACGCGCTGCGCATGCTGCACGTGGCGACCGGGCAAACAGTTATCACCGCGGTGATGAACTCCATCAGCGAGGTTTATCTCGAAGTGCCCGCTGTGATGCAGACCATGTCGTCGAATCCAAAACAGCACCTTGGCGTTTGGTATGGAATGATCGAGGCATGGGAACAGGGTAATTTGAGCGAGCGCGGTCTGCCCGGCGTGGCCAAGTTGCTGCGCGACCACGACCGGCGGCTCAACAAGTATTTTCGCGAGCTCGTCTCTTCTCCCGATTACCGGCCCGAGCTTCCCGAGACGGGATTCCTCAGCGCGAGCCAGGCGCCAGCGCGCTCTTCCTAG